A window of Amycolatopsis australiensis contains these coding sequences:
- a CDS encoding beta-ketoacyl-ACP synthase III: MTPAAVLCGLGSWLPATEVTNADLAGQLDTTDEWIRTRTGIRVRYVVEPGEATGDLAVEAGRRALKSAGTDHADAVVVATSTPDRPCPATAPEVAARLGLPEVAAFDVAAVCTGFVYALATAAGLIATGTADTVLAIGADAFSTILDPADRTTRAIFGDGAGAVLLRAGEPGEPGAIGGLTLGSDGSRSELIEVPAGGSRQRSTGRPAAPGEEYFAMRGRPVFAEAVRRMSESVEATARRLRWRTDDVDRVVLHQANARILAAVAARLGIPADRFVANIDRVGNTVAASVPLALGDGVADGDLRPGQRVVLAGFGGGLTWGSAGLVWPDLTLA, from the coding sequence GTGACCCCGGCCGCGGTGCTGTGCGGACTCGGGTCGTGGCTGCCCGCCACCGAGGTCACCAACGCCGACCTCGCCGGGCAGCTGGACACCACCGACGAGTGGATCCGCACCCGCACCGGGATCCGCGTCCGGTACGTCGTCGAGCCGGGCGAAGCCACCGGCGACCTCGCCGTCGAAGCGGGCCGCCGGGCGCTCAAGTCGGCCGGGACCGACCACGCCGACGCCGTGGTCGTCGCGACCAGCACCCCGGACCGGCCGTGCCCGGCCACCGCGCCGGAGGTCGCCGCCCGGCTGGGCCTGCCGGAGGTCGCCGCGTTCGACGTCGCGGCCGTGTGCACCGGTTTCGTCTACGCACTGGCCACGGCGGCCGGGCTCATCGCCACCGGCACCGCGGACACCGTGCTGGCCATCGGCGCCGACGCGTTCTCGACCATCCTCGACCCGGCCGACCGCACCACGCGCGCGATCTTCGGCGACGGCGCCGGCGCCGTGCTGCTGCGCGCGGGCGAGCCCGGCGAACCGGGCGCGATCGGCGGGCTGACGCTCGGCAGCGACGGCAGCCGCAGCGAACTGATCGAAGTCCCCGCCGGCGGCTCGCGGCAGCGGTCGACCGGCCGTCCCGCGGCGCCGGGCGAGGAATACTTCGCGATGCGCGGCCGTCCGGTCTTCGCCGAAGCCGTGCGCCGGATGAGCGAGTCGGTCGAGGCCACGGCCCGGCGCCTGCGGTGGCGCACCGACGACGTCGACCGCGTCGTGCTGCACCAGGCCAACGCCCGGATCCTGGCCGCCGTCGCGGCCCGGCTCGGCATCCCCGCCGACCGGTTCGTCGCGAACATCGACCGCGTCGGCAACACCGTCGCCGCCTCGGTGCCGCTGGCGCTCGGCGACGGCGTCGCGGACGGCGACCTGCGCCCGGGCCAGCGCGTCGTGCTCGCCGGGTTCGGCGGCGGGCTCACCTGGGGCTCGGCCGGGCTCGTCTGGCCCGACCTCAC
- a CDS encoding ScbA/BarX family gamma-butyrolactone biosynthesis protein, whose amino-acid sequence MTELAERTGVRPAVADPATAISRLGFDRTVARGEVHREALSEVFLTDSVRVDASRFVAAARLPASHAYYGDHTGGTPIDPLLLLECCRQAETHAVHAHFGAPRGTKFVLQSWSLSLHPLPAGVHIGPAEVVMSARTDEAVWRDGELRALRYRMQVYVAGRHAADVVMRVQYVPDELYRLMRGRNRDGRLPSSADFRADPPDVAPGLVGRTRPENVVLTGPRVGADRVAARLRIDGGHPSLFDHAQDHVPGMVLMEAGRQLAVLTAHTVHGIPADAVEVTGLAASFGAYAELDAPITVSADGAAVGSDLLVSFEQEGRVLVEAGFTCLPRNRTTDEGEK is encoded by the coding sequence GTGACAGAACTGGCCGAACGGACCGGAGTCCGTCCGGCGGTGGCCGATCCCGCCACCGCCATCTCCCGCCTCGGCTTCGACCGCACGGTCGCCCGGGGGGAGGTGCACCGGGAAGCGCTGTCCGAGGTGTTCCTGACCGACAGCGTCCGGGTCGACGCGTCGCGGTTCGTCGCCGCGGCCCGGCTGCCGGCGTCGCACGCGTACTACGGCGACCACACCGGCGGGACGCCGATCGACCCGCTGCTGCTGCTGGAATGCTGCCGGCAGGCCGAAACGCACGCGGTGCACGCGCACTTCGGCGCCCCGCGCGGCACGAAGTTCGTGCTGCAGTCGTGGTCGCTGAGCCTGCACCCGCTGCCCGCGGGTGTCCACATCGGACCCGCCGAGGTGGTGATGTCGGCGCGCACCGACGAAGCCGTGTGGCGGGACGGCGAGCTGCGGGCGCTGCGCTACCGCATGCAGGTCTACGTGGCCGGCCGGCACGCGGCCGACGTCGTGATGCGCGTGCAGTACGTGCCCGACGAGCTGTACCGGCTGATGCGCGGCCGAAACCGCGACGGACGGCTGCCGTCTTCGGCGGACTTCCGCGCCGACCCGCCCGACGTGGCGCCCGGGCTCGTCGGGCGGACCCGGCCGGAGAACGTGGTCCTGACCGGCCCGCGCGTCGGCGCCGACCGCGTCGCGGCCCGGCTGCGGATCGACGGCGGCCACCCCAGCCTCTTCGACCACGCCCAGGACCACGTGCCGGGGATGGTGCTGATGGAGGCGGGACGGCAGCTCGCCGTCCTCACCGCGCACACCGTCCACGGCATCCCGGCCGACGCGGTGGAGGTGACCGGCCTCGCCGCGTCCTTCGGCGCCTACGCCGAGCTGGACGCCCCGATCACCGTCTCGGCCGACGGCGCGGCGGTGGGCTCGGACCTGCTGGTCAGCTTCGAGCAGGAGGGCCGGGTGCTCGTCGAAGCGGGCTTCACCTGCCTGCCCCGGAACCGGACAACCGACGAAGGAGAGAAATGA